One Cololabis saira isolate AMF1-May2022 chromosome 12, fColSai1.1, whole genome shotgun sequence DNA window includes the following coding sequences:
- the LOC133457303 gene encoding neural cell adhesion molecule L1-like protein isoform X9: MRLMGSLLLVLLWAFTSRATGLSIPLEVEQPPTIISHTTSPVIALPFDNTITIRCEATGNPPPIYRWTKDGQDLILPNITTIRADHTDGTLMFHNKHFLQFQGIYRCLASNKLGTAMTGDIKIIVSTPPKFPKEALDPVVVEQGEPIILECNPPQGVPPRQIYWMSIGLRHIEQDERVSMGTNGNLYFSYALHKDSREDYCCFAAFHKIRTIVQKSAMAVVVKSYNDSSESGEASESGGPPVRAPSLLLPSGVQSAKVLLKGEDLQLECIPGGFPTPSVTWMKMGDSLSDRVKLSNFQKLLSIPSVDEKDQGKYMCTAENSAGKAVHYFDVIVREPPTWLAEPPPTQLTVITSDVHIKCSVRGRPPPDITWRRNGELFRDDPETNRRVLDDTLVIHNARPEDSGVYQCEASNSHGSILANVNVMVMNLAPFILTKDFQEYAVILGGDVVMNCSVFSSPPSSISWNKNGTDIEGGRVVGLENRQSLKIISTEKDDSGRYVCVAKNTEGTSSVTAVLDVKDPTKIVSPPQDVQIVSGTSTQLMCVAEYDKSLQDTFEVVWRKNGEEISLTPEENSRYIMEGDMLQIMNVNLDDQGMYTCVAKTSLDEDNASALITVLDVPDAPTRLKISEVKNPRNITLSWEPGSDHNSSVTEFVVEYEETQWEPGRWKELQKVPGNQATAEPALHGHLNYQFRVYAVNAVGPGPPSEPTERYKTPSAAPDRNPENIKIEGHLPHQMDVSWEPLRSIECNGPGLEYKLSYRKLGVEDMWEEQLVRRPSFVVRNTSTFVPYEIRVQSRNSLGWGPEPKTVTGYSGEDVVFWHCLRENVSVPTAAPRDIGVEVVNTTVLRVSWTPVPPATVRGHLGGYNVHWVKRKSLLNPGKTFNVHNYMSFPGKRSHAIVPGLEPFSEYKLTVNVFNKKGNGPRSDPVTFSTPEGVPGLVPILTASNSHADSVLLVWGPPLEANGVLSGYLLRYHLLNETSLEVIDSREMNITEADITQWHLRGLEGDSLYRFHLSACTRAGCGPPMAQESRTVAAAVPALLNISSYVSDTYAKISWTAAEEHGDSQLYVAYMNNRVANPSRDFSTERWFIGTMCAVALLTLVALVACFLRKNKGGKYAGTLPPQQLDMFSMEKVKEKEDVNPDTESQEMNDDAFYEYSDSDKKPLRGSSSCSGDDAVGDSVSRDSLVDYADEGGDFNEDGSFIGEYSEFKHRGSVSESSGPGRITA, encoded by the exons ATGAGGTTGATGGGCAGCCTGCTGTTGGTTCTGCTCTGGGCTTTCACCTCCAGGGCCACAGGCCTCAGCATTCCTCTGGAAG TGGAGCAGCCTCCAACCATAATAAGTCACACAACAAGTCCTGTTATTGCGCTTCCTTTCGACAACACCATTACTATCAGATGTGAAGCAACTGGGAACCCACCACCAAT ATACAGATGGACAAAGGATGGCCAAGACTTAATCTTGCCGAACATCACAACAATCAGAGCAGACCACACAGATGGAACTTTGATGTTTCACAACAAGCACTTCCTCCAGTTCCAGGGTATATACAGATGCTTAGCTTCCAACAAGTTAGGAACTGCCATGACGGGGGATATCAAGATCATAGTTTCAA CTCCTCCAAAGTTTCCAAAGGAAGCACTTGATCCAGTTGTTGTTGAGCAGGGGGAACCAATCATCCTGGAGTGTAACCCTCCACAAGGTGTCCCCCCTCGTCAGATCTACTGGATGAGCATTG GTCTCCGGCACATCGAGCAGGATGAGAGAGTTTCCATGGGAACCAATGGCAACCTGTACTTCTCCTATGCCTTACACAAAGACAGTCGTGAAGACTACTGTTGCTTTGCTGCCTTCCACAAAATTCGCACCATTGTCCAGAAAAGCGCCATGGCTGTCGTGGTTAAGAGCT ACAATGATTCCTCTGAAAGCGGCGAAGCGAGTGAGT CCGGAGGCCCCCCAGTGAGAGCACCTAGCCTGCTGCTGCCCTCTGGTGTCCAGTCAGCAAAGGTTTTGTTGAAAGGAGAAGATCTGCAGCTCGAGTGCATACCAGGAGGATT TCCCACTCCCAGCGTGACGTGGATGAAAATGGGCGACAGTCTGTCTGATCGGGTGAAACTGAGCAATTTCCAAAAGCTGCTTTCCATACCTTCTGTAGACGAGAAGGATCAGGGAAAATACATGTGCACAGCTGAAAACTCTGCTGGAAAGGCCGTCCACTACTTTGACGTAATAGTGCGAG AGCCGCCGACGTGGCTGGCGGAGCCTCCGCCGACCCAGCTGACTGTGATCACCTCCGACGTTCACATAAAGTGCTCGGTTAGAGGAAGACCACCGCCAGACATAACGTGGAGGAGGAATGGAGAACTATTTAGAG ACGACCCAGAGACCAACAGGCGAGTGCTTGATGATACTTTGGTGATTCATAATGCCAGACCAGAGGACAGCGGCGTCTACCAGTGCGAGGCCTCCAACAGTCATGGCAGCATTCTGGCCAACGTCAACGTCATGGTCATGA ACTTGGCTCCTTTCATACTGACGAAGGACTTCCAAGAGTACGCTGTGATCCTGGGAGGGGACGTCGTCATGAACTGCAGCGTTTTCAGCTCTCCACCATCCAGCATCTCTTG GAACAAAAATGGGACAGACATCGAAGGGGGACGGGTTGTTGGCCTGGAAAACAGACAATCATTGAAAATAATCAGCACAGAAAAGGATGACAGTGGGAGATATGTTTGCGTGGCCAAAAACACCGAGGGCACGTCATCCGTCACTGCTGTCCTGGATGTGAAAG ATCCCACAAAAATAGTAAGCCCCCCTCAGGATGTGCAGATCGTCAGTGGCACCTCGACTCAGTTGATGTGCGTGGCGGAGTATGATAAGAGTCTGCAGGACACTTTTGAGGTGGTGTGGAGGAAGAATGGGGAAGAGATATCACTCACCCCTGAGGAAAATTCCAG ATACATAATGGAAGGCGACATGCTGCAGATCATGAACGTGAACCTGGATGACCAGGGAATGTATACATGCGTTGCTAAAACAAGTCTAGATGAGGACAATGCTTCTGCGCTAATAACAGTGCTGG atgttcctgatgcTCCAACGAGATTAAAGATATCTGAAGTTAAGAATCCAAGAAACATTACACTGTCTTGGGAACCAGGGAGTGATCACAACAGCTCTGTAACAG AATTTGTAGTGGAGTATGAGGAGACTCAATGGGAGCCCGGCAGGTGGAAGGAGCTCCAGAAAGTTCCTGGTAACCAGGCAACAGCTGAGCCGGCGCTCCACGGACACCTTAACTATCAGTTTAGAGTTTACGCCGTTAACGCCGTCGGACCTGGACCCCCCAGTGAGCCAACTGAGAGATACAAAACACCTTCTGCTG CACCTGACAGAAACCcagaaaacatcaaaattgaAGGACATCTTCCTCATCAGATGGATGTAAGCTGGGAG CCACTGCGGTCCATTGAATGCAACGGACCGGGCCTTGAATACAAGTTGAGCTACCGCAAACTGGGGGTGGAAGACATGTGGGAGGAGCAGCTTGTGAGAAGACCCTCGTTTGTTGTGAGGAACACAAGCACTTTTGTCCCCTACGAGATCAGAGTTCAGAGCAGGAACAGCCTCGGGTGGGGTCCAGAACCTAAAACTGTTACAGGTTACTCTGGTGAAGATG TTGTCTTTTGGCACTGTCTGCGGGAAAATGTGTCAG TTCCCACTGCGGCACCGCGGGACATAGGAGTGGAGGTGGTCAACACCACAGTTCTGAGAGTTAGCTGGACCCCGGTTCCTCCTGCCACTGTGCGAGGTCATCTCGGTGGCTATAAT GTTCACTGGGTAAAAAGGAAAAGTCTTCTGAATCCAGGGAAGACTTTTAATGTCCACAATTACATGTCTTTTCCCGGAAAAAGGAGTCACGCTATTGTGCCAGGGCTTGAACCTTTCTCAGAGTACAAACTCACCGTCAACGTGTTTAACAAGAAAGGAAATGGGCCCAGGAGCGATCCTGTCACCTTCAGCACCCCAGAGGGAG TTCCAGGGTTAGTGCCTATCCTAACCGCCTCCAACAGTCATGCTGACTCCGTTCTTCTGGTATGGGGACCACCGCTGGAGGCAAATGGCGTCCTGTCCGGTTATCTCCTGCGGTACCACCTCC TAAATGAGACTTCACTTGAGGTGATTGATTCCCGGGAGATGAACATCACGGAGGCTGACATCACCCAGTGGCACCTTAGGGGACTGGAGGGAGACAGTCTCTACCGCTTTCACCTCAGTGCCTGCACTCGAGCGGGTTGTGGACCTCCAATGGCCCAGGAGAGCAGGACTGTAGCGGCAGCAG TTCCAGCCCTGTTGAACATAAGCTCCTATGTGAGTGACACCTATGCCAAAATCAGCTGGACTGCCGCAGAGGAGCATGGGGACTCGCAGCTTTATGTGGCTTATATGAATAACC GTGTGGCAAATCCATCAAGAGACTTTTCAACTGAGCGCTGGTTCATTGGGACCATGTGTGCTGTGGCACTGCTCACCCTTGTTGCACTCGTGGCCTGCTTTCTACGGAAAAACAAAGGTGGCAAATATGCAGGTACGCTGCCACCCCAGCAACTAGACATGTTCTCCATGGAAAAAG TGAAAGAGAAGGAGGATGTCAACCCTGACACCGAGTCACAAGAAATGAATGACGACGCCTTCTATGAATACAG TGACAGCGATAAAAAGCCACTGAGGGGCAGCAGCTCGTGTTCAGGAGATGACGCCGTCGGGGACAGCGTCAGCAGAGACAGTCTGGTTGACTATGCAGACGAAGGAGGAGACTTCAATGAGGACGGGTCATTTATCGGAGAATATTCTGAATTTAAGCACAGGGGCTCGGTTAGTGAATCCAGTGGACCTGGCCGCATCACTGCATGA
- the LOC133457303 gene encoding neural cell adhesion molecule L1-like protein isoform X13 has product MRLMGSLLLVLLWAFTSRATGLSIPLEVEQPPTIISHTTSPVIALPFDNTITIRCEATGNPPPIYRWTKDGQDLILPNITTIRADHTDGTLMFHNKHFLQFQGIYRCLASNKLGTAMTGDIKIIVSTPPKFPKEALDPVVVEQGEPIILECNPPQGVPPRQIYWMSIGLRHIEQDERVSMGTNGNLYFSYALHKDSREDYCCFAAFHKIRTIVQKSAMAVVVKSYNDSSESGEASESGGPPVRAPSLLLPSGVQSAKVLLKGEDLQLECIPGGFPTPSVTWMKMGDSLSDRVKLSNFQKLLSIPSVDEKDQGKYMCTAENSAGKAVHYFDVIVREPPTWLAEPPPTQLTVITSDVHIKCSVRGRPPPDITWRRNGELFRDDPETNRRVLDDTLVIHNARPEDSGVYQCEASNSHGSILANVNVMVMNLAPFILTKDFQEYAVILGGDVVMNCSVFSSPPSSISWNKNGTDIEGGRVVGLENRQSLKIISTEKDDSGRYVCVAKNTEGTSSVTAVLDVKDPTKIVSPPQDVQIVSGTSTQLMCVAEYDKSLQDTFEVVWRKNGEEISLTPEENSRYIMEGDMLQIMNVNLDDQGMYTCVAKTSLDEDNASALITVLDVPDAPTRLKISEVKNPRNITLSWEPGSDHNSSVTEFVVEYEETQWEPGRWKELQKVPGNQATAEPALHGHLNYQFRVYAVNAVGPGPPSEPTERYKTPSAAPDRNPENIKIEGHLPHQMDVSWEPLRSIECNGPGLEYKLSYRKLGVEDMWEEQLVRRPSFVVRNTSTFVPYEIRVQSRNSLGWGPEPKTVTGYSGEDVPTAAPRDIGVEVVNTTVLRVSWTPVPPATVRGHLGGYNVHWVKRKSLLNPGKTFNVHNYMSFPGKRSHAIVPGLEPFSEYKLTVNVFNKKGNGPRSDPVTFSTPEGVPGLVPILTASNSHADSVLLVWGPPLEANGVLSGYLLRYHLLNETSLEVIDSREMNITEADITQWHLRGLEGDSLYRFHLSACTRAGCGPPMAQESRTVAAADLNSFLSVPSSIPSNSTHPPLVPALLNISSYVSDTYAKISWTAAEEHGDSQLYVAYMNNRDGIWYFSEAVNTSQSFHVIDGLKPGTLYTVRLMAKKLLDNASIFEDVIETRVKGVANPSRDFSTERWFIGTMCAVALLTLVALVACFLRKNKGGKYAVKEKEDVNPDTESQEMNDDAFYEYSDSDKKPLRGSSSCSGDDAVGDSVSRDSLVDYADEGGDFNEDGSFIGEYSEFKHRGSVSESSGPGRITA; this is encoded by the exons ATGAGGTTGATGGGCAGCCTGCTGTTGGTTCTGCTCTGGGCTTTCACCTCCAGGGCCACAGGCCTCAGCATTCCTCTGGAAG TGGAGCAGCCTCCAACCATAATAAGTCACACAACAAGTCCTGTTATTGCGCTTCCTTTCGACAACACCATTACTATCAGATGTGAAGCAACTGGGAACCCACCACCAAT ATACAGATGGACAAAGGATGGCCAAGACTTAATCTTGCCGAACATCACAACAATCAGAGCAGACCACACAGATGGAACTTTGATGTTTCACAACAAGCACTTCCTCCAGTTCCAGGGTATATACAGATGCTTAGCTTCCAACAAGTTAGGAACTGCCATGACGGGGGATATCAAGATCATAGTTTCAA CTCCTCCAAAGTTTCCAAAGGAAGCACTTGATCCAGTTGTTGTTGAGCAGGGGGAACCAATCATCCTGGAGTGTAACCCTCCACAAGGTGTCCCCCCTCGTCAGATCTACTGGATGAGCATTG GTCTCCGGCACATCGAGCAGGATGAGAGAGTTTCCATGGGAACCAATGGCAACCTGTACTTCTCCTATGCCTTACACAAAGACAGTCGTGAAGACTACTGTTGCTTTGCTGCCTTCCACAAAATTCGCACCATTGTCCAGAAAAGCGCCATGGCTGTCGTGGTTAAGAGCT ACAATGATTCCTCTGAAAGCGGCGAAGCGAGTGAGT CCGGAGGCCCCCCAGTGAGAGCACCTAGCCTGCTGCTGCCCTCTGGTGTCCAGTCAGCAAAGGTTTTGTTGAAAGGAGAAGATCTGCAGCTCGAGTGCATACCAGGAGGATT TCCCACTCCCAGCGTGACGTGGATGAAAATGGGCGACAGTCTGTCTGATCGGGTGAAACTGAGCAATTTCCAAAAGCTGCTTTCCATACCTTCTGTAGACGAGAAGGATCAGGGAAAATACATGTGCACAGCTGAAAACTCTGCTGGAAAGGCCGTCCACTACTTTGACGTAATAGTGCGAG AGCCGCCGACGTGGCTGGCGGAGCCTCCGCCGACCCAGCTGACTGTGATCACCTCCGACGTTCACATAAAGTGCTCGGTTAGAGGAAGACCACCGCCAGACATAACGTGGAGGAGGAATGGAGAACTATTTAGAG ACGACCCAGAGACCAACAGGCGAGTGCTTGATGATACTTTGGTGATTCATAATGCCAGACCAGAGGACAGCGGCGTCTACCAGTGCGAGGCCTCCAACAGTCATGGCAGCATTCTGGCCAACGTCAACGTCATGGTCATGA ACTTGGCTCCTTTCATACTGACGAAGGACTTCCAAGAGTACGCTGTGATCCTGGGAGGGGACGTCGTCATGAACTGCAGCGTTTTCAGCTCTCCACCATCCAGCATCTCTTG GAACAAAAATGGGACAGACATCGAAGGGGGACGGGTTGTTGGCCTGGAAAACAGACAATCATTGAAAATAATCAGCACAGAAAAGGATGACAGTGGGAGATATGTTTGCGTGGCCAAAAACACCGAGGGCACGTCATCCGTCACTGCTGTCCTGGATGTGAAAG ATCCCACAAAAATAGTAAGCCCCCCTCAGGATGTGCAGATCGTCAGTGGCACCTCGACTCAGTTGATGTGCGTGGCGGAGTATGATAAGAGTCTGCAGGACACTTTTGAGGTGGTGTGGAGGAAGAATGGGGAAGAGATATCACTCACCCCTGAGGAAAATTCCAG ATACATAATGGAAGGCGACATGCTGCAGATCATGAACGTGAACCTGGATGACCAGGGAATGTATACATGCGTTGCTAAAACAAGTCTAGATGAGGACAATGCTTCTGCGCTAATAACAGTGCTGG atgttcctgatgcTCCAACGAGATTAAAGATATCTGAAGTTAAGAATCCAAGAAACATTACACTGTCTTGGGAACCAGGGAGTGATCACAACAGCTCTGTAACAG AATTTGTAGTGGAGTATGAGGAGACTCAATGGGAGCCCGGCAGGTGGAAGGAGCTCCAGAAAGTTCCTGGTAACCAGGCAACAGCTGAGCCGGCGCTCCACGGACACCTTAACTATCAGTTTAGAGTTTACGCCGTTAACGCCGTCGGACCTGGACCCCCCAGTGAGCCAACTGAGAGATACAAAACACCTTCTGCTG CACCTGACAGAAACCcagaaaacatcaaaattgaAGGACATCTTCCTCATCAGATGGATGTAAGCTGGGAG CCACTGCGGTCCATTGAATGCAACGGACCGGGCCTTGAATACAAGTTGAGCTACCGCAAACTGGGGGTGGAAGACATGTGGGAGGAGCAGCTTGTGAGAAGACCCTCGTTTGTTGTGAGGAACACAAGCACTTTTGTCCCCTACGAGATCAGAGTTCAGAGCAGGAACAGCCTCGGGTGGGGTCCAGAACCTAAAACTGTTACAGGTTACTCTGGTGAAGATG TTCCCACTGCGGCACCGCGGGACATAGGAGTGGAGGTGGTCAACACCACAGTTCTGAGAGTTAGCTGGACCCCGGTTCCTCCTGCCACTGTGCGAGGTCATCTCGGTGGCTATAAT GTTCACTGGGTAAAAAGGAAAAGTCTTCTGAATCCAGGGAAGACTTTTAATGTCCACAATTACATGTCTTTTCCCGGAAAAAGGAGTCACGCTATTGTGCCAGGGCTTGAACCTTTCTCAGAGTACAAACTCACCGTCAACGTGTTTAACAAGAAAGGAAATGGGCCCAGGAGCGATCCTGTCACCTTCAGCACCCCAGAGGGAG TTCCAGGGTTAGTGCCTATCCTAACCGCCTCCAACAGTCATGCTGACTCCGTTCTTCTGGTATGGGGACCACCGCTGGAGGCAAATGGCGTCCTGTCCGGTTATCTCCTGCGGTACCACCTCC TAAATGAGACTTCACTTGAGGTGATTGATTCCCGGGAGATGAACATCACGGAGGCTGACATCACCCAGTGGCACCTTAGGGGACTGGAGGGAGACAGTCTCTACCGCTTTCACCTCAGTGCCTGCACTCGAGCGGGTTGTGGACCTCCAATGGCCCAGGAGAGCAGGACTGTAGCGGCAGCAG ACCTCAACAGCTTTCTATCTGTTCCCAGCTCTATCCCGAGCAATTCTACTCATCCTCCTTTAG TTCCAGCCCTGTTGAACATAAGCTCCTATGTGAGTGACACCTATGCCAAAATCAGCTGGACTGCCGCAGAGGAGCATGGGGACTCGCAGCTTTATGTGGCTTATATGAATAACC GTGATGGTATCTGGTACTtctcagaggctgtaaacacCTCTCAGAGTTTCCACGTAATTGATGGGCTCAAACCCGGGACGCTGTACACCGTACGCCTCATGGCCAAGAAACTACTTGATAATGCTAGCATATTTGAGGACGTTATCGAGACACGAGTCAAAG GTGTGGCAAATCCATCAAGAGACTTTTCAACTGAGCGCTGGTTCATTGGGACCATGTGTGCTGTGGCACTGCTCACCCTTGTTGCACTCGTGGCCTGCTTTCTACGGAAAAACAAAGGTGGCAAATATGCAG TGAAAGAGAAGGAGGATGTCAACCCTGACACCGAGTCACAAGAAATGAATGACGACGCCTTCTATGAATACAG TGACAGCGATAAAAAGCCACTGAGGGGCAGCAGCTCGTGTTCAGGAGATGACGCCGTCGGGGACAGCGTCAGCAGAGACAGTCTGGTTGACTATGCAGACGAAGGAGGAGACTTCAATGAGGACGGGTCATTTATCGGAGAATATTCTGAATTTAAGCACAGGGGCTCGGTTAGTGAATCCAGTGGACCTGGCCGCATCACTGCATGA
- the LOC133457303 gene encoding neural cell adhesion molecule L1-like protein isoform X11: protein MRLMGSLLLVLLWAFTSRATGLSIPLEVEQPPTIISHTTSPVIALPFDNTITIRCEATGNPPPIYRWTKDGQDLILPNITTIRADHTDGTLMFHNKHFLQFQGIYRCLASNKLGTAMTGDIKIIVSTPPKFPKEALDPVVVEQGEPIILECNPPQGVPPRQIYWMSIGLRHIEQDERVSMGTNGNLYFSYALHKDSREDYCCFAAFHKIRTIVQKSAMAVVVKSYNDSSESGEASESGGPPVRAPSLLLPSGVQSAKVLLKGEDLQLECIPGGFPTPSVTWMKMGDSLSDRVKLSNFQKLLSIPSVDEKDQGKYMCTAENSAGKAVHYFDVIVREPPTWLAEPPPTQLTVITSDVHIKCSVRGRPPPDITWRRNGELFRDDPETNRRVLDDTLVIHNARPEDSGVYQCEASNSHGSILANVNVMVMNLAPFILTKDFQEYAVILGGDVVMNCSVFSSPPSSISWNKNGTDIEGGRVVGLENRQSLKIISTEKDDSGRYVCVAKNTEGTSSVTAVLDVKDPTKIVSPPQDVQIVSGTSTQLMCVAEYDKSLQDTFEVVWRKNGEEISLTPEENSRYIMEGDMLQIMNVNLDDQGMYTCVAKTSLDEDNASALITVLDVPDAPTRLKISEVKNPRNITLSWEPGSDHNSSVTEFVVEYEETQWEPGRWKELQKVPGNQATAEPALHGHLNYQFRVYAVNAVGPGPPSEPTERYKTPSAAPDRNPENIKIEGHLPHQMDVSWEPLRSIECNGPGLEYKLSYRKLGVEDMWEEQLVRRPSFVVRNTSTFVPYEIRVQSRNSLGWGPEPKTVTGYSGEDVPTAAPRDIGVEVVNTTVLRVSWTPVPPATVRGHLGGYNVHWVKRKSLLNPGKTFNVHNYMSFPGKRSHAIVPGLEPFSEYKLTVNVFNKKGNGPRSDPVTFSTPEGVPGLVPILTASNSHADSVLLVWGPPLEANGVLSGYLLRYHLLNETSLEVIDSREMNITEADITQWHLRGLEGDSLYRFHLSACTRAGCGPPMAQESRTVAAAGVANPSRDFSTERWFIGTMCAVALLTLVALVACFLRKNKGGKYAGTLPPQQLDMFSMEKVKEKEDVNPDTESQEMNDDAFYEYSDSDKKPLRGSSSCSGDDAVGDSVSRDSLVDYADEGGDFNEDGSFIGEYSEFKHRGSVSESSGPGRITA from the exons ATGAGGTTGATGGGCAGCCTGCTGTTGGTTCTGCTCTGGGCTTTCACCTCCAGGGCCACAGGCCTCAGCATTCCTCTGGAAG TGGAGCAGCCTCCAACCATAATAAGTCACACAACAAGTCCTGTTATTGCGCTTCCTTTCGACAACACCATTACTATCAGATGTGAAGCAACTGGGAACCCACCACCAAT ATACAGATGGACAAAGGATGGCCAAGACTTAATCTTGCCGAACATCACAACAATCAGAGCAGACCACACAGATGGAACTTTGATGTTTCACAACAAGCACTTCCTCCAGTTCCAGGGTATATACAGATGCTTAGCTTCCAACAAGTTAGGAACTGCCATGACGGGGGATATCAAGATCATAGTTTCAA CTCCTCCAAAGTTTCCAAAGGAAGCACTTGATCCAGTTGTTGTTGAGCAGGGGGAACCAATCATCCTGGAGTGTAACCCTCCACAAGGTGTCCCCCCTCGTCAGATCTACTGGATGAGCATTG GTCTCCGGCACATCGAGCAGGATGAGAGAGTTTCCATGGGAACCAATGGCAACCTGTACTTCTCCTATGCCTTACACAAAGACAGTCGTGAAGACTACTGTTGCTTTGCTGCCTTCCACAAAATTCGCACCATTGTCCAGAAAAGCGCCATGGCTGTCGTGGTTAAGAGCT ACAATGATTCCTCTGAAAGCGGCGAAGCGAGTGAGT CCGGAGGCCCCCCAGTGAGAGCACCTAGCCTGCTGCTGCCCTCTGGTGTCCAGTCAGCAAAGGTTTTGTTGAAAGGAGAAGATCTGCAGCTCGAGTGCATACCAGGAGGATT TCCCACTCCCAGCGTGACGTGGATGAAAATGGGCGACAGTCTGTCTGATCGGGTGAAACTGAGCAATTTCCAAAAGCTGCTTTCCATACCTTCTGTAGACGAGAAGGATCAGGGAAAATACATGTGCACAGCTGAAAACTCTGCTGGAAAGGCCGTCCACTACTTTGACGTAATAGTGCGAG AGCCGCCGACGTGGCTGGCGGAGCCTCCGCCGACCCAGCTGACTGTGATCACCTCCGACGTTCACATAAAGTGCTCGGTTAGAGGAAGACCACCGCCAGACATAACGTGGAGGAGGAATGGAGAACTATTTAGAG ACGACCCAGAGACCAACAGGCGAGTGCTTGATGATACTTTGGTGATTCATAATGCCAGACCAGAGGACAGCGGCGTCTACCAGTGCGAGGCCTCCAACAGTCATGGCAGCATTCTGGCCAACGTCAACGTCATGGTCATGA ACTTGGCTCCTTTCATACTGACGAAGGACTTCCAAGAGTACGCTGTGATCCTGGGAGGGGACGTCGTCATGAACTGCAGCGTTTTCAGCTCTCCACCATCCAGCATCTCTTG GAACAAAAATGGGACAGACATCGAAGGGGGACGGGTTGTTGGCCTGGAAAACAGACAATCATTGAAAATAATCAGCACAGAAAAGGATGACAGTGGGAGATATGTTTGCGTGGCCAAAAACACCGAGGGCACGTCATCCGTCACTGCTGTCCTGGATGTGAAAG ATCCCACAAAAATAGTAAGCCCCCCTCAGGATGTGCAGATCGTCAGTGGCACCTCGACTCAGTTGATGTGCGTGGCGGAGTATGATAAGAGTCTGCAGGACACTTTTGAGGTGGTGTGGAGGAAGAATGGGGAAGAGATATCACTCACCCCTGAGGAAAATTCCAG ATACATAATGGAAGGCGACATGCTGCAGATCATGAACGTGAACCTGGATGACCAGGGAATGTATACATGCGTTGCTAAAACAAGTCTAGATGAGGACAATGCTTCTGCGCTAATAACAGTGCTGG atgttcctgatgcTCCAACGAGATTAAAGATATCTGAAGTTAAGAATCCAAGAAACATTACACTGTCTTGGGAACCAGGGAGTGATCACAACAGCTCTGTAACAG AATTTGTAGTGGAGTATGAGGAGACTCAATGGGAGCCCGGCAGGTGGAAGGAGCTCCAGAAAGTTCCTGGTAACCAGGCAACAGCTGAGCCGGCGCTCCACGGACACCTTAACTATCAGTTTAGAGTTTACGCCGTTAACGCCGTCGGACCTGGACCCCCCAGTGAGCCAACTGAGAGATACAAAACACCTTCTGCTG CACCTGACAGAAACCcagaaaacatcaaaattgaAGGACATCTTCCTCATCAGATGGATGTAAGCTGGGAG CCACTGCGGTCCATTGAATGCAACGGACCGGGCCTTGAATACAAGTTGAGCTACCGCAAACTGGGGGTGGAAGACATGTGGGAGGAGCAGCTTGTGAGAAGACCCTCGTTTGTTGTGAGGAACACAAGCACTTTTGTCCCCTACGAGATCAGAGTTCAGAGCAGGAACAGCCTCGGGTGGGGTCCAGAACCTAAAACTGTTACAGGTTACTCTGGTGAAGATG TTCCCACTGCGGCACCGCGGGACATAGGAGTGGAGGTGGTCAACACCACAGTTCTGAGAGTTAGCTGGACCCCGGTTCCTCCTGCCACTGTGCGAGGTCATCTCGGTGGCTATAAT GTTCACTGGGTAAAAAGGAAAAGTCTTCTGAATCCAGGGAAGACTTTTAATGTCCACAATTACATGTCTTTTCCCGGAAAAAGGAGTCACGCTATTGTGCCAGGGCTTGAACCTTTCTCAGAGTACAAACTCACCGTCAACGTGTTTAACAAGAAAGGAAATGGGCCCAGGAGCGATCCTGTCACCTTCAGCACCCCAGAGGGAG TTCCAGGGTTAGTGCCTATCCTAACCGCCTCCAACAGTCATGCTGACTCCGTTCTTCTGGTATGGGGACCACCGCTGGAGGCAAATGGCGTCCTGTCCGGTTATCTCCTGCGGTACCACCTCC TAAATGAGACTTCACTTGAGGTGATTGATTCCCGGGAGATGAACATCACGGAGGCTGACATCACCCAGTGGCACCTTAGGGGACTGGAGGGAGACAGTCTCTACCGCTTTCACCTCAGTGCCTGCACTCGAGCGGGTTGTGGACCTCCAATGGCCCAGGAGAGCAGGACTGTAGCGGCAGCAG GTGTGGCAAATCCATCAAGAGACTTTTCAACTGAGCGCTGGTTCATTGGGACCATGTGTGCTGTGGCACTGCTCACCCTTGTTGCACTCGTGGCCTGCTTTCTACGGAAAAACAAAGGTGGCAAATATGCAGGTACGCTGCCACCCCAGCAACTAGACATGTTCTCCATGGAAAAAG TGAAAGAGAAGGAGGATGTCAACCCTGACACCGAGTCACAAGAAATGAATGACGACGCCTTCTATGAATACAG TGACAGCGATAAAAAGCCACTGAGGGGCAGCAGCTCGTGTTCAGGAGATGACGCCGTCGGGGACAGCGTCAGCAGAGACAGTCTGGTTGACTATGCAGACGAAGGAGGAGACTTCAATGAGGACGGGTCATTTATCGGAGAATATTCTGAATTTAAGCACAGGGGCTCGGTTAGTGAATCCAGTGGACCTGGCCGCATCACTGCATGA